In Populus nigra chromosome 1, ddPopNigr1.1, whole genome shotgun sequence, one genomic interval encodes:
- the LOC133673720 gene encoding carbamoyl-phosphate synthase small chain, chloroplastic-like: MELAIKNPIALTTQNFLKPKPKPKPKVKSLRVFSVKCTASLSSLDGAATGVVERPWKTSDARLVLEDGSVWRAKSFGARGTQVGEVVFNTSLTGYQEILTDPSYAGQFVLMTNPHIGNTGVNFDDEESRQCFLAGLVIRSLSISTSNWRCTKALGDYLLERNIMGIYDVDTRAITRRLRQDGSLVGVLTTEESKTDEELLEMSRSWDIVGIDLISGVTCTAPYEWVDKTDPEWDFNCEGRGEIYHVIAYDFGIKHNIPRRLSSYGCKITVVPSNWPASETLKMKPDGVLFSNGPGDPSAVPYAVKTVKELLGKVPVFGICMGHQLLGQALGGKTFKMKFGHHGGNHPVRNLVANRVEISAQNHNYAVDPASLPKGVEVTHINLNDGSCAGLAFPALNVMSLQYHPEASPGPHDSDSVFGEFIELMKKVKQKA, encoded by the exons ATGGAGCTTGCAATAAAAAACCCTATTGCCCTAACAACACAAAACTtcttaaaaccaaaaccaaaaccaaaaccaaaggtGAAATCTTTGAGAGTTTTCAGTGTTAAATGCACAGCTTCTCTTTCTTCCTTGGATGGTGCTGCCACTG gaGTGGTGGAAAGGCCTTGGAAAACTTCAGATGCTAGATTAGTACTTGAAGATGGTTCAGTTTGGAGGGCAAAGTCATTTGGTGCTAGAGGAACTCAAGTTGGTGAAGTTGTCTTCAATACTTCTTTGACAGG GTATCAAGAAATCCTTACGGATCCTAGTTATGCAGGGCAGTTTGTTCTTATGACAAACCCACATATTGGGAACACTGGGGTAAATTTTG ATGATGAGGAATCAAGGCAGTGTTTCCTTGCTGGTCTTGTAATCAGAAGCTTAAGTATCAG CACATCAAATTGGAGGTGCACCAAAGCCCTTGGTGATTACTTGCTAGAAAGGAACATCATGGGAATAT ATGATGTTGACACCCGTGCAATAACCCGCAGATTGAGGCAAGATGGAAGCCTTGTTGGTGTTCTAACCACTGAAGAATCGAAGACAGATGAGGAACTTTTGGAAATGTCTCGCTCATGGGACATTGTAG GAATTGATTTGATAAGTGGTGTCACTTGCACTGCCCCTTATGAATGGGTTGACAAAACAGATCCAGAGTGGGACTTTAACTGCGAGGGAAGAGGAGAGATTTACCAT GTCATTGCATATGATTTTGGGATCAAGCATAATATACCCAGACGCTTATCATCTTATGGATGTAAAATCACCGTGGTCCCTTCAAATTGGCCAGCATCAGAAACGCTAAAGATGAAACCAGATGGAGTTCTTTTCAGCAATGGACCTGGAGACCCTTCTGCAGTTCCTTACGCTGTTAAAACAGTCAAAGAATTGCTGGGAAAGGTCCCTGTTTTTGGAATTTGTATGGGCCATCAGTTGCTTGGCCAGGCATTAGGTGGTAAAACCTTTAAGATGAAGTTTGGCCACCATGGAGGAAATCATCCTGTTCGTAACCTTGTTGCAAACCGTGTAGAGATCAGTGCCCAG AATCACAACTATGCAGTTGACCCTGCATCACTTCCCAAAGGTGTGGAAGTGACACACATTAATCTTAATGATGGAAGCTGTGCTGGTCTTGCTTTTCCGGCGCTAAATGTCATGTCTCTTCAATATCACCCAGAGGCATCACCAGGACCTCATGATTCAGATTCTG TTTTTGGAGAATTTATCGAGTTAATGAAGAAAGTCAAACAAAAGGCATAA
- the LOC133673734 gene encoding probable enoyl-CoA hydratase 2, mitochondrial isoform X3 produces MGTFPALTRSLGHYCIKKSRSFYFPNPHVYSNGHQYQTHRTLLILDSLSSESVRLRRLSDSDSGIVEVNLDRPAAKNSIGKEMLRGLRNAFETIESDVSAQVVLICSSVPKVFCAGADLKERKTMAPSEVQDFVNSLRSTFSFIEALYVPTVAVIEGAALGGGLEMALSCDLRICGEDAVLGLPETGLAIIPGAGGTQRLPRLVGKSLAKELIFTGRKIDGREAMSMGLVNYSVPAGEAHSKALEIAREIIQKGPVAIRMAKKAINEGLEIDLPSALELEEECYEQLLNTKDRLEGLAAFAEKRKPSEKTLG; encoded by the exons ATGGGTACTTTCCCTGCTCTAACAAGATCACTGGGTCATTACTGTATTAAAAAGTCGAGATCCTTTTACTTTCCGAATCCTCACGTTTACAGCAACGGTCACCAGTACCAAACCCATAGAACCCTCCTCATCTTGGACTCCCTGTCCTCTGAATCAGTCAGGCTTCGAAGATTGTCAGATTCGGATTCTG GGATTGTCGAGGTTAATTTGGATAGGCCTGCAGCGAAAAATTCAATTGGCAAGGAAATGTTAAGAGGGTTACGCAATGCTTTTGAAACAATTGAAAGCGATGTCTCTGCTCAGGTTGTTTTGATTTGCAGTTCGGTTCCGAAGGTTTTCTGTGCTGGTGCTGATTTGAAG GAGCGCAAGACAATGGCTCCATCTGAAGTTCAAGATTTTGTGAACTCATTGCGATCTACATTCTCATTCATAGAG GCACTCTATGTTCCTACTGTTGCTGTTATTGAAGGAGCAGCATTAGGTGGTGGACTTGAAATGGCTTTATCGTGTGATCTTCGCATATGTG GAGAAGATGCAGTATTGGGCTTGCCAGAAACAGGACTTGCCATAATTCCTGG TGCAGGTGGGACACAAAGACTTCCTAGGTTGGTTGGAAAATCACTAGCAAAGGAACTTATATTTACTGGCCGCAAGATTGATGGCAGAGAGGCCATGTCAATGG GGCTTGTCAATTACTCTGTTCCTGCTGGTGAAGCTCATTCAAAAGCACTTGAAATTGCTCGGGAGATTATTCAGAAG GGTCCAGTAGCAATTAGGATGGCAAAAAAGGCCATCAATGAGGGACTTGAGATAGATTTACCATCAGCTTTGGAATTGGAAGAAGAGTGCTATGAACAGCTCTTGAACACGAAAGATCGTTTGGAAGGCTTGGCAGCATTTGCTGAAAAGCGGAAACCAAG CGAGAAAACTCTAGGTTAA
- the LOC133673734 gene encoding probable enoyl-CoA hydratase 2, mitochondrial isoform X4, with amino-acid sequence MGTFPALTRSLGHYCIKKSRSFYFPNPHVYSNGHQYQTHRTLLILDSLSSESVRLRRLSDSDSGIVEVNLDRPAAKNSIGKEMLRGLRNAFETIESDVSAQVVLICSSVPKVFCAGADLKERKTMAPSEVQDFVNSLRSTFSFIEALYVPTVAVIEGAALGGGLEMALSCDLRICGEDAVLGLPETGLAIIPGAGGTQRLPRLVGKSLAKELIFTGRKIDGREAMSMGLVNYSVPAGEAHSKALEIAREIIQKGPVAIRMAKKAINEGLEIDLPSALELEEECYEQLLNTKDRLEGLAAFAEKRKPST; translated from the exons ATGGGTACTTTCCCTGCTCTAACAAGATCACTGGGTCATTACTGTATTAAAAAGTCGAGATCCTTTTACTTTCCGAATCCTCACGTTTACAGCAACGGTCACCAGTACCAAACCCATAGAACCCTCCTCATCTTGGACTCCCTGTCCTCTGAATCAGTCAGGCTTCGAAGATTGTCAGATTCGGATTCTG GGATTGTCGAGGTTAATTTGGATAGGCCTGCAGCGAAAAATTCAATTGGCAAGGAAATGTTAAGAGGGTTACGCAATGCTTTTGAAACAATTGAAAGCGATGTCTCTGCTCAGGTTGTTTTGATTTGCAGTTCGGTTCCGAAGGTTTTCTGTGCTGGTGCTGATTTGAAG GAGCGCAAGACAATGGCTCCATCTGAAGTTCAAGATTTTGTGAACTCATTGCGATCTACATTCTCATTCATAGAG GCACTCTATGTTCCTACTGTTGCTGTTATTGAAGGAGCAGCATTAGGTGGTGGACTTGAAATGGCTTTATCGTGTGATCTTCGCATATGTG GAGAAGATGCAGTATTGGGCTTGCCAGAAACAGGACTTGCCATAATTCCTGG TGCAGGTGGGACACAAAGACTTCCTAGGTTGGTTGGAAAATCACTAGCAAAGGAACTTATATTTACTGGCCGCAAGATTGATGGCAGAGAGGCCATGTCAATGG GGCTTGTCAATTACTCTGTTCCTGCTGGTGAAGCTCATTCAAAAGCACTTGAAATTGCTCGGGAGATTATTCAGAAG GGTCCAGTAGCAATTAGGATGGCAAAAAAGGCCATCAATGAGGGACTTGAGATAGATTTACCATCAGCTTTGGAATTGGAAGAAGAGTGCTATGAACAGCTCTTGAACACGAAAGATCGTTTGGAAGGCTTGGCAGCATTTGCTGAAAAGCGGAAACCAAG CACATGA
- the LOC133673734 gene encoding probable enoyl-CoA hydratase 2, mitochondrial isoform X2: MGTFPALTRSLGHYCIKKSRSFYFPNPHVYSNGHQYQTHRTLLILDSLSSESVRLRRLSDSDSGIVEVNLDRPAAKNSIGKEMLRGLRNAFETIESDVSAQVVLICSSVPKVFCAGADLKERKTMAPSEVQDFVNSLRSTFSFIEALYVPTVAVIEGAALGGGLEMALSCDLRICGEDAVLGLPETGLAIIPGAGGTQRLPRLVGKSLAKELIFTGRKIDGREAMSMGLVNYSVPAGEAHSKALEIAREIIQKGPVAIRMAKKAINEGLEIDLPSALELEEECYEQLLNTKDRLEGLAAFAEKRKPRFLVKEIFDCTGK; the protein is encoded by the exons ATGGGTACTTTCCCTGCTCTAACAAGATCACTGGGTCATTACTGTATTAAAAAGTCGAGATCCTTTTACTTTCCGAATCCTCACGTTTACAGCAACGGTCACCAGTACCAAACCCATAGAACCCTCCTCATCTTGGACTCCCTGTCCTCTGAATCAGTCAGGCTTCGAAGATTGTCAGATTCGGATTCTG GGATTGTCGAGGTTAATTTGGATAGGCCTGCAGCGAAAAATTCAATTGGCAAGGAAATGTTAAGAGGGTTACGCAATGCTTTTGAAACAATTGAAAGCGATGTCTCTGCTCAGGTTGTTTTGATTTGCAGTTCGGTTCCGAAGGTTTTCTGTGCTGGTGCTGATTTGAAG GAGCGCAAGACAATGGCTCCATCTGAAGTTCAAGATTTTGTGAACTCATTGCGATCTACATTCTCATTCATAGAG GCACTCTATGTTCCTACTGTTGCTGTTATTGAAGGAGCAGCATTAGGTGGTGGACTTGAAATGGCTTTATCGTGTGATCTTCGCATATGTG GAGAAGATGCAGTATTGGGCTTGCCAGAAACAGGACTTGCCATAATTCCTGG TGCAGGTGGGACACAAAGACTTCCTAGGTTGGTTGGAAAATCACTAGCAAAGGAACTTATATTTACTGGCCGCAAGATTGATGGCAGAGAGGCCATGTCAATGG GGCTTGTCAATTACTCTGTTCCTGCTGGTGAAGCTCATTCAAAAGCACTTGAAATTGCTCGGGAGATTATTCAGAAG GGTCCAGTAGCAATTAGGATGGCAAAAAAGGCCATCAATGAGGGACTTGAGATAGATTTACCATCAGCTTTGGAATTGGAAGAAGAGTGCTATGAACAGCTCTTGAACACGAAAGATCGTTTGGAAGGCTTGGCAGCATTTGCTGAAAAGCGGAAACCAAG GTTCCTTGTCAAAGAAATCTTTGACTGCACTGGAAAGTGA
- the LOC133673734 gene encoding probable enoyl-CoA hydratase 2, mitochondrial isoform X1 — translation MGTFPALTRSLGHYCIKKSRSFYFPNPHVYSNGHQYQTHRTLLILDSLSSESVRLRRLSDSDSGIVEVNLDRPAAKNSIGKEMLRGLRNAFETIESDVSAQVVLICSSVPKVFCAGADLKERKTMAPSEVQDFVNSLRSTFSFIEALYVPTVAVIEGAALGGGLEMALSCDLRICGEDAVLGLPETGLAIIPGAGGTQRLPRLVGKSLAKELIFTGRKIDGREAMSMGLVNYSVPAGEAHSKALEIAREIIQKGPVAIRMAKKAINEGLEIDLPSALELEEECYEQLLNTKDRLEGLAAFAEKRKPRYLKLFDMEYSPLQI, via the exons ATGGGTACTTTCCCTGCTCTAACAAGATCACTGGGTCATTACTGTATTAAAAAGTCGAGATCCTTTTACTTTCCGAATCCTCACGTTTACAGCAACGGTCACCAGTACCAAACCCATAGAACCCTCCTCATCTTGGACTCCCTGTCCTCTGAATCAGTCAGGCTTCGAAGATTGTCAGATTCGGATTCTG GGATTGTCGAGGTTAATTTGGATAGGCCTGCAGCGAAAAATTCAATTGGCAAGGAAATGTTAAGAGGGTTACGCAATGCTTTTGAAACAATTGAAAGCGATGTCTCTGCTCAGGTTGTTTTGATTTGCAGTTCGGTTCCGAAGGTTTTCTGTGCTGGTGCTGATTTGAAG GAGCGCAAGACAATGGCTCCATCTGAAGTTCAAGATTTTGTGAACTCATTGCGATCTACATTCTCATTCATAGAG GCACTCTATGTTCCTACTGTTGCTGTTATTGAAGGAGCAGCATTAGGTGGTGGACTTGAAATGGCTTTATCGTGTGATCTTCGCATATGTG GAGAAGATGCAGTATTGGGCTTGCCAGAAACAGGACTTGCCATAATTCCTGG TGCAGGTGGGACACAAAGACTTCCTAGGTTGGTTGGAAAATCACTAGCAAAGGAACTTATATTTACTGGCCGCAAGATTGATGGCAGAGAGGCCATGTCAATGG GGCTTGTCAATTACTCTGTTCCTGCTGGTGAAGCTCATTCAAAAGCACTTGAAATTGCTCGGGAGATTATTCAGAAG GGTCCAGTAGCAATTAGGATGGCAAAAAAGGCCATCAATGAGGGACTTGAGATAGATTTACCATCAGCTTTGGAATTGGAAGAAGAGTGCTATGAACAGCTCTTGAACACGAAAGATCGTTTGGAAGGCTTGGCAGCATTTGCTGAAAAGCGGAAACCAAG GTATCTGAAACTATTTGATATGGAGTATTCTCCGCTTCAGATTTGA
- the LOC133702442 gene encoding increased DNA methylation 1-like: MDSSKKNRQMSINCNAPIIITRYSNSYKILSCVPKTQILEAKPGFLKSRNMAYKLRARKQKRPYVSCDDDDDDGHESDSSRRMDPDFTRNVRPRRSNTMITESSEQRRAGRPPKRTRKSTPSAGEASTSGSTPAEYVARTIMSWLIDHGMIIENEKIYYVADREGDSDDRKQSKKEVLMKGRARREGVRCECCNEVMTVWDFETHAGSVLQRPYEHIHVARSNSSLLQCQFEVWQSNVEVERRTFNEIVPRNGASDKHDDACLICADGGDLICCEKCWSTSHLKCMGLERIPRGDWICPYCVCKHCNKNDKDLQTCVQCDKKYHCQCLVSNKELDLNASGETLACDSHCGEVYEKLQSLVGVKHELEGGFCWTLLQRMEPDNLDFKDLHLITECNSKISLAWEVLDECFTTIIDRHTQINVVQSVAYSRGSNLNRINFRGFYTAILEKNDDIISAATIRVHGTDLAEMPFIGTRHLYRQNGMSRMLLVTLESIFSVMGVEHLIIPSVQELTEMWEGKCGFSPIEDAVSQKITNWNTLTFPSAVRLQKALLSTPASSSSAVMNADVGVDVDEGVDMVSDNCAKLAGLDLNHEYTGSGDEEAEDK, translated from the exons ATGGATTCGAGCAAAAAAAACAGACAAATGAGCATCAACTGTAACGCTCCAATCATTATTACTCGGTACAGCAATAGCTACAAG ATACTTTCTTGCGtaccaaaaacacaaattctTGAAGCAAAACCAGGGTTCTTGAAATCTAGAAACATGGCTTATAAGTTAAGGGCTAGAAAACAAAAGAGGCCGTACGTCAgctgtgatgatgatgatgatgatggacaTGAAAGTGATTCTAGCAGGAGAATGGATCCTGATTTTACCAGGAACGTTAGACCGCGAAGAAGTAACACTATGATTACTGAAAGTTCGGAGCAGAGAAGGGCGGGTCGCCCTCCTAAGAGGACGAGGAAATCAACTCCTTCAGCCGGAGAAGCAAGTACTTCCGGCAGCACACCTGCAGAATATGTAGCGAGAACTATAATGTCATGGTTGATAGACCATGGCATGATCATCGAGAACGAGAAAATTTATTATGTTGCTGATAGGGAGGGGGATTCGGATGATCGCAAACAAAGCAAAAAGGAGGTGCTGATGAAGGGAAGAGCAAGAAGAGAGGGTGTACGGTGTGAGTGCTGCAATGAAGTTATGACAGTGTGGGATTTTGAGACCCATGCCGGGAGTGTTTTACAAAGGCCATATGAACATATCCATGTTGCTCGAAGCAACAGCTCCCTCTTGCAGTGTCAGTTTGAAGTTTGGCAGAGCAATGTAGAGGTCGAGCGGCGCACCTTTAATGAGATTGTTCCCCGTAATGGCGCCTCCGATAAACACGATGATGCTTGCCTGATTTGTGCAGATGGAGGGGACTTGATCTGTTGCGAAAAGTGTTGGTCCACTTCCCATCTCAAATGTATGGGGTTGGAA AGGATTCCCCGAGGAGATTGGATTTGTCCCTACTGTGTGTGCAAGCACTGTAATAAAAACGACAAAGACCTGCAAACTTGCGTTCAATGTGATAAAAAAT ATCATTGCCAGTGTTTAGTTAGCAATAAGGAGTTGGATCTTAATGCCAGTGGCGAAACCTTAGCATGTGATTCTCACTGCGGAGAG GTTTACGAGAAGCTTCAGAGCCTCGTAGGTGTGAAACATGAGTTAGAAGGGGGGTTCTGTTGGACTCTCCTCCAGCGGATGGAGCCAGACAACTTGGACTTCAAGGATCTTCATTTAATCACCGAATGCAATTCAAAAATTTCATTGGCCTGGGAGGTGCTGGACGAATGTTTCACGACAATCATTGATCGGCATACGCAGATCAATGTAGTTCAGAGTGTGGCTTATAGTCGAGG ATCGAACCTCAACAGGATAAATTTTCGAGGCTTTTATACTGCGATCCTGGAGAAGAACGATGACATCATTTCAGCTGCAACTATAAG GGTGCATGGGACCGATTTGGCTGAGATGCCTTTCATTGGAACTCGGCACTTGTATAGGCAAAACGGGATGTCAAGAATGTTACTGGTTACTCTTGAATCT ATTTTTTCAGTTATGGGGGTTGAGCATCTAATCATCCCATCAGTCCAGGAGCTCACTGAGATGTGGGAGGGGAAATGCGGGTTTTCCCCCATTGAGGATGCTGTTAGCCAAAAGATCACCAACTGGAACACCCTCACGTTTCCAAGTGCAGTCAGGCTGCAAAAGGCCCTTCTCAGCACCCCAGCTAGTAGTTCTTCTGCAGTCATGAATGCGGACGTGGGCGTGGATGTGGATGAGGGTGTGGATATGGTCAGTGATAACTGTGCAAAACTAGCTGGTCTAGATTTAAACCATGAATATACTGGATCTGGAGATGAAGAGGCAGAAGACAAGtga
- the LOC133703834 gene encoding phospholipase A1-Ibeta2, chloroplastic-like, with amino-acid sequence MAMQISSTVPAQNLDLFQARRASFKCQQSTLKSASTVSHSLKSVGTELTKKHLANLEKLLQKQVPEPTNQTVSQPTHGVSNKGSLANNRRKNLLEDLNLARIWSETRAAEEMSPRHLNRLQRLLSKTEEYSPRNHLGSRWREYHGSNDWDGLLDPLDENLRREVVRYGEFVQAAYHAFHSNPAMSAGKPPSPQQVSLPDRSYRVTKSLYGTSSVGLPKWVDDVAPDLGWMTQQSSWIGYVAVCEDRREIQRMGRRDIVIALRGTSTCLEWAENMRAQLVEMPGDHDPTEIQPKVECGFLSLYKTCGANVPSLAESVVEEVKRLIELYKGEDLSITVTGHSLGAALALLVGDELSTCAPQVPPIAVFSFGGPRVGNKGFANQINAKKVKVLRIVNNQDLITRVPGIPMVEELNDNMPLAYAHVGTELRVDTKMSPYLKPNADVACCHDLEAYLHLVDGFRASNCPFRANAKRSLVRLLNEQGSNVKRLYTSKAQALSLNFERQGLAASGCLPSPS; translated from the coding sequence ATGGCCATGCAGATCAGCTCAACAGTTCCAGCCCAAAATCTCGATCTCTTTCAGGCCAGACGTGCCAGCTTCAAATGCCAGCAATCTACATTAAAATCCGCTTCAACTGTAAGTCATTCTTTAAAATCTGTTGGTACCGAGCTAACTAAAAAACACCTCGCAAATCTTGAAAAACTCCTCCAAAAGCAAGTCCCCGAACCAACTAACCAAACTGTCTCGCAACCGACTCACGGAGTTTCTAATAAGGGGTCGTTGGCCAATAATAGACGAAAGAATTTATTAGAAGATCTTAATTTGGCTAGAATATGGTCTGAAACGAGAGCAGCTGAGGAAATGTCACCTAGACATCTAAACAGGCTACAACGTTTGTTATCCAAGACGGAGGAGTATTCTCCGAGGAACCATCTTGGTTCTCGGTGGCGAGAGTATCACGGAAGCAATGATTGGGACGGGCTTCTTGATCCACTTGATGAGAATCTCCGGCGAGAGGTGGTGAGATATGGAGAGTTTGTTCAGGCAGCTTATCATGCTTTTCATTCTAATCCCGCCATGTCGGCAGGGAAACCCCCGTCACCCCAGCAGGTTTCACTTCCCGATAGGTCCTACAGGGTGACGAAGAGTCTTTACGGGACTTCCTCGGTTGGATTACCAAAGTGGGTGGACGATGTGGCACCGGATCTAGGGTGGATGACCCAACAGTCTAGTTGGATCGGTTATGTTGCGGTGTGCGAGGACcggagggaaatccaacggatGGGAAGGAGGGATATTGTTATCGCATTGCGTGGGACTTCTACATGTCTTGAATGGGCTGAGAATATGAGGGCCCAATTAGTTGAAATGCCCGGAGACCATGACCCGACTGAAATCCAACCCAAAGTGGAATGCGGGTTCTTGAGCTTGTATAAAACTTGTGGGGCTAATGTGCCCAGTCTAGCCGAGTCGGTGGTTGAAGAGGTGAAAAGGCTAATAGAGCTCTACAAGGGTGAGGACTTGAGCATTACAGTCACGGGACACAGCCTCGGCGCAGCCTTGGCTCTATTAGTAGGTGATGAGTTAAGTACATGTGCACCACAGGTGCCACCAATCGCAGTCTTCTCCTTCGGCGGACCCCGTGTGGGCAACAAAGGTTTTGCAAACCAAATTAATGCCAAAAAAGTTAAGGTCTTAAGAATTGTGAATAACCAAGATCTTATCACCAGGGTCCCTGGGATACCCATGGTAGAAGAGCTGAACGACAACATGCCACTGGCCTATGCACACGTTGGCACAGAGCTACGTGTGGACACAAAGATGTCACCGTATCTAAAGCCCAATGCCGACGTGGCATGCTGCCATGACCTGGAGGCATACCTGCACTTGGTCGATGGGTTCAGGGCTTCGAACTGTCCGTTCAGAGCAAATGCAAAGAGGAGTTTAGTTAGGTTGCTAAATGAACAGGGATCAAATGTGAAGAGATTGTACACAAGTAAGGCACAAGCCTtgagtttgaattttgaaaGGCAAGGACTGGCAGCTTCTGGCTGTTTGCCTAGTCCATCTTGA